Proteins co-encoded in one Corynebacterium tuberculostearicum genomic window:
- a CDS encoding DivIVA domain-containing protein: MPLSPADVHNVAFSKPPIGKRGYNEDEVDQFLDLVEDALAQLQDENEDLQAQVSDLNSQAKAGAGAGAADTATAASARTDEAALRKEIEAKLRAEYETKLADSKSELSRAKEETKKAQEQVKSAQAEASKAQESGSAAASSSADLKAARAEAAQAKKELEASKKENDELKKSASAAGSSKAGAAAAGIAGAGAAQTADGLATPETHMQAARVLGLAQEMADRLTSEARAEAESMLSEARTAAEKQLTDADSRSKEQLADAQKKYDAQLQDADSRSKKLISDAEAKAKQTESDASSRAEAQIRQAEEKAASLQADAERKHTEVMNTVKQQQTALEARISELRTFEREYRTRLKTLLESQLEELETRGTAAPNGESGNN, from the coding sequence ATGCCACTGTCACCAGCTGATGTTCACAACGTCGCGTTCAGCAAGCCGCCTATTGGCAAGCGCGGCTACAACGAAGATGAGGTGGATCAGTTCCTCGACCTCGTAGAAGACGCCCTTGCCCAGCTACAGGACGAAAACGAAGACCTGCAGGCACAGGTCAGCGACCTGAACTCCCAGGCCAAGGCGGGTGCTGGCGCCGGTGCTGCTGATACCGCGACCGCAGCTTCTGCTCGTACCGATGAGGCCGCTTTGCGCAAGGAGATTGAGGCCAAGCTGCGCGCCGAATACGAAACCAAGCTGGCGGATTCCAAGTCTGAGCTCTCCCGCGCTAAGGAAGAGACTAAGAAGGCGCAGGAGCAGGTTAAGTCGGCCCAGGCTGAAGCTTCCAAGGCACAGGAGTCTGGCTCCGCTGCTGCTTCCTCTTCCGCAGACCTGAAGGCAGCCCGCGCAGAGGCAGCACAGGCTAAGAAGGAACTCGAGGCCTCCAAGAAGGAAAACGACGAACTGAAGAAGTCCGCTTCTGCAGCTGGTTCTTCCAAGGCTGGTGCCGCAGCTGCAGGTATTGCAGGTGCCGGAGCCGCTCAGACCGCCGATGGTCTGGCTACCCCAGAAACCCACATGCAGGCCGCCCGCGTTCTGGGTCTGGCACAAGAGATGGCAGACCGCCTCACCTCCGAGGCTCGCGCGGAGGCCGAGTCCATGCTGTCTGAGGCACGCACTGCCGCTGAGAAGCAGCTGACCGATGCAGATTCCCGCTCCAAGGAACAGCTTGCCGACGCCCAGAAGAAGTACGACGCCCAGCTGCAGGATGCAGATTCCCGCTCCAAGAAGCTGATTTCTGACGCCGAGGCTAAGGCAAAGCAGACCGAGTCTGATGCTTCCTCCCGCGCTGAGGCACAAATCCGCCAGGCAGAGGAAAAGGCTGCTTCCCTGCAGGCCGATGCCGAGCGCAAGCACACCGAGGTTATGAACACGGTCAAGCAGCAGCAGACCGCATTGGAGGCTCGCATCTCCGAGCTGCGCACCTTCGAGCGTGAGTACCGCACTCGCCTGAAGACCCTGCTCGAGTCCCAGCTGGAAGAGCTGGAAACTCGCGGCACTGCCGCACCGAACGGCGAGTCTGGCAATAACTAG
- a CDS encoding zinc-binding dehydrogenase produces MLVAALVLALVAFVALVNFVISGADWSLYLVFAAAGLGLVCFILDWAHKHRTDKAGAAENPEQESLRAALREE; encoded by the coding sequence GTGCTCGTTGCCGCTCTAGTTCTAGCCCTCGTGGCATTCGTGGCCTTGGTGAACTTCGTCATTTCGGGAGCCGATTGGTCGCTCTATCTTGTCTTCGCCGCTGCTGGTCTGGGACTCGTGTGCTTCATCCTGGACTGGGCGCATAAACATCGCACCGACAAGGCTGGGGCAGCAGAAAATCCTGAGCAGGAGTCTTTGCGTGCAGCCCTCCGCGAGGAATAA
- a CDS encoding HNH endonuclease signature motif containing protein yields the protein MNALDTYLAAMAPGMDIVLGCAGMSEDDLCARGAAEKTARELALLKEAYCGTTRFTRKRRRAIEGAQHNGHSIVALSIIEKYARKMPTLFDAWVLREQLCTTKATAGALEKLAQSKVPKKKRNVKPGVRIIRRKDAPWTLAIDGSSSFIADLHAAVENQDKKPLDVVEDTFFGSDTAQRSAVVTNVIVRLEDYVRIVNGDGEEITLQMTNGATLTGAQYLRRTLKEHGLITLVSPYEGAVNLYRTQRFANAKQRLMAGAENPVCPWPRCAKPADECQIHHLDPWLHGGLTNIANLSTACAYHNGANDDDPNAPPLRGRLARENGQIRWQPPDC from the coding sequence GTGAACGCGCTAGATACTTACCTCGCAGCCATGGCACCCGGGATGGACATCGTCCTCGGGTGTGCAGGCATGTCTGAGGACGACCTCTGCGCGCGAGGCGCCGCTGAAAAGACGGCCCGCGAGTTGGCATTGCTAAAAGAGGCGTACTGCGGCACGACTAGGTTCACTAGGAAGCGGCGACGCGCAATCGAAGGTGCTCAGCACAATGGACATTCCATCGTTGCTTTATCCATCATCGAAAAATATGCGCGGAAGATGCCCACGCTTTTCGACGCCTGGGTTCTCCGCGAACAACTGTGTACCACCAAAGCTACAGCAGGGGCCCTAGAAAAGCTGGCCCAGTCCAAGGTCCCGAAGAAAAAGCGCAACGTAAAGCCGGGCGTGCGGATCATCCGCCGAAAGGATGCACCTTGGACGCTTGCGATCGACGGCTCGTCATCGTTTATCGCAGATCTCCACGCGGCAGTGGAGAACCAAGACAAAAAGCCTCTAGACGTGGTGGAAGATACCTTCTTCGGCAGCGATACGGCGCAACGAAGCGCCGTGGTAACGAACGTCATCGTGCGGTTGGAAGATTACGTACGCATCGTCAACGGTGACGGTGAGGAAATCACCCTGCAGATGACCAACGGGGCGACGCTTACGGGAGCGCAGTACCTGCGCCGCACGCTTAAAGAGCATGGGCTTATCACACTAGTAAGCCCCTATGAAGGCGCAGTGAATCTGTATCGCACGCAGCGTTTTGCCAACGCCAAACAACGGCTGATGGCAGGCGCAGAAAATCCCGTCTGCCCCTGGCCGCGATGCGCTAAGCCTGCCGACGAATGCCAAATTCACCATTTGGATCCGTGGTTGCACGGTGGATTGACCAATATCGCGAACTTATCCACAGCCTGCGCCTATCACAATGGCGCCAATGATGACGATCCCAATGCCCCGCCATTGCGCGGGCGGCTTGCCCGAGAAAACGGACAGATTCGGTGGCAACCGCCTGACTGTTAG
- the ileS gene encoding isoleucine--tRNA ligase has product MAKKVYPKVDMTGGSSRFPDMEEEVQKYWKQDDTFQASLEKTKDCPEYIFYDGPPFANGLPHYGHLLTGYVKDIVPRYRTMAGNYVPRVFGWDTHGLPAELEAEKQLGITDKAQIEDMGLEKFNEYCAKSVLEYTDEWEDYVNRQARWVDFENGYKTMDINYMESVMWAFKELYDKGLIYKGFRVLPYSWAEHTSLSNQETRLDDSYKMRQDPTLTVTFPVKGAREESAAEKTLAEHPALADASFLAWTTTPWTLPSNEALAVHPEVTYVLFKATEGDFAGRTFIMAENLLATLEKELGAAEVLETFTGAQLEGFTYEPIFGFFPDLRNAYQVLIADYVTTEDGTGVVHQAPAFGEDDMNTTNQYDIELVIPVDEDGKFTSQVPPYEGQLVFDANKDIIKDLKAAGRVVRHVTIEHSYPHSWRSGEPLIYMALPAWFVKVTEFRDRMVELNHNDIEWLPEHIRDGQFGKWLEGARDWNISRTRYWGAPIPVWMSDDDNYPRMDVYGSLDELERDFGVRPESLHRPHIDELVRPNPDDPTGKSMMHRVPDVLDCWFESGSMPFAQKHYPFENKEWFETHSPSDFIVEYSGQTRGWFYVMHALSTALFDRPAYKKVVAHGIVLGNDGLKMSKSKGNYPNVNEVFDRDGSDAMRWFLMSSPILRGGNLIVTEQGIREGVRQAILPIWNAYTFLQLYAEKEAKLDTSSTHVLDRYIMAKTHDVVANVDAALADTDIATATEEVRLFADVLTNWYVRRSRERFWEGEDTHPEAFNTLYTVLETVTRVVAPLLPHVAEVIYRGLTGERSVHLADFPQAADYPSDADLVSAMDATRAVASAASSVRKSNKLRNRLPLPKLTVALEGAQRLADFADIIRDEVNVKEVELTNDVDSVGTFQVVCNAKVAGPRLGKDVQRAIKNLKAGNYERRGDEVVVDGDIVLGSDEYTERLQAANPKSTARIEGLDGLVVLDTEVTEELEAEGWAADVIRGLQDARKASGFEVSDRIAAVLSVPEEKKAWAERHADHIAGEVLAADFQVTTEALDGADVHEVVKGVSATVVKQ; this is encoded by the coding sequence ATGGCGAAAAAGGTTTACCCCAAGGTTGACATGACTGGCGGCTCCAGCCGCTTCCCAGATATGGAAGAGGAAGTCCAGAAGTACTGGAAGCAGGATGATACCTTCCAGGCTTCGCTAGAAAAGACCAAGGACTGCCCAGAGTACATCTTTTATGATGGCCCTCCATTCGCAAATGGCTTGCCGCACTATGGTCACCTGTTGACCGGCTACGTGAAAGATATTGTCCCGCGCTATCGCACCATGGCTGGCAATTACGTTCCTCGCGTCTTCGGCTGGGATACCCATGGACTGCCCGCCGAGCTGGAAGCGGAAAAGCAGCTGGGCATTACCGATAAGGCACAGATCGAAGATATGGGCTTGGAAAAGTTCAACGAGTACTGCGCCAAGTCCGTGTTGGAGTACACCGACGAGTGGGAAGACTACGTTAACCGCCAGGCCCGCTGGGTGGACTTTGAAAACGGCTACAAGACCATGGATATCAACTACATGGAATCGGTCATGTGGGCGTTCAAGGAACTTTATGACAAGGGCCTTATCTACAAGGGCTTCCGCGTCCTGCCTTACTCCTGGGCGGAGCATACTTCCCTGTCTAACCAGGAGACCCGTCTGGATGATTCCTATAAGATGCGCCAGGATCCGACGCTGACGGTTACCTTCCCAGTGAAGGGGGCGCGTGAGGAAAGTGCGGCGGAAAAGACACTGGCAGAGCACCCTGCGCTTGCCGACGCCTCCTTCCTCGCCTGGACCACCACCCCTTGGACCTTGCCTTCGAACGAGGCCTTGGCGGTTCATCCAGAGGTTACCTACGTGCTCTTTAAGGCTACGGAGGGTGATTTCGCCGGCCGTACTTTCATCATGGCGGAAAACCTGCTGGCCACCTTGGAGAAGGAACTAGGGGCGGCCGAGGTGCTGGAGACCTTTACCGGCGCGCAACTCGAGGGCTTTACTTATGAGCCGATCTTCGGCTTCTTCCCGGATCTGCGCAACGCCTACCAGGTTTTGATCGCTGATTACGTCACCACGGAGGACGGCACCGGTGTGGTACACCAGGCCCCTGCGTTTGGTGAAGACGATATGAATACCACCAACCAGTACGACATCGAGCTGGTTATCCCGGTGGATGAGGACGGCAAGTTCACCTCGCAGGTTCCGCCCTATGAAGGCCAGCTGGTCTTTGATGCGAATAAGGACATCATCAAAGACTTGAAGGCTGCTGGGCGAGTGGTGCGCCACGTGACCATTGAACACTCCTACCCGCACTCGTGGCGCTCGGGCGAGCCGCTTATCTACATGGCGCTGCCGGCCTGGTTTGTGAAAGTGACCGAATTCCGCGATCGCATGGTAGAGCTCAATCACAATGACATCGAGTGGCTACCCGAGCACATCCGGGATGGCCAGTTTGGCAAGTGGCTCGAGGGCGCGCGCGACTGGAATATCTCTCGCACCCGCTACTGGGGTGCTCCTATCCCGGTGTGGATGTCCGATGATGACAACTATCCGCGCATGGATGTCTACGGCTCCTTGGATGAGCTGGAGCGCGATTTCGGCGTCCGCCCGGAGTCGCTGCACCGCCCGCACATCGATGAGTTGGTGCGTCCGAACCCGGATGATCCGACCGGTAAGTCGATGATGCACCGCGTGCCGGATGTGCTGGACTGCTGGTTCGAGTCTGGTTCGATGCCTTTTGCGCAAAAGCACTACCCATTCGAGAATAAAGAGTGGTTCGAAACTCACTCGCCGTCTGACTTCATCGTGGAGTACTCCGGTCAGACGCGTGGTTGGTTCTATGTGATGCATGCGTTGTCCACTGCGCTTTTTGATCGTCCGGCGTATAAGAAGGTCGTGGCTCACGGCATCGTGTTGGGCAACGATGGTCTCAAGATGTCGAAGTCCAAGGGCAATTATCCGAACGTCAACGAGGTCTTTGACCGTGATGGTTCGGATGCCATGCGCTGGTTCCTGATGTCTTCGCCTATCCTGCGCGGTGGCAACCTTATCGTGACCGAGCAGGGCATTCGTGAGGGCGTGCGCCAGGCCATCCTGCCAATCTGGAATGCCTATACCTTCCTGCAGCTCTACGCAGAGAAAGAAGCAAAGCTCGACACTAGTTCCACGCATGTTCTCGACCGCTATATCATGGCTAAGACCCACGATGTCGTAGCCAATGTGGACGCGGCGCTTGCCGATACTGATATTGCCACGGCAACCGAAGAAGTGCGTCTGTTCGCCGACGTCCTGACCAATTGGTACGTGCGCCGTTCCCGCGAGCGTTTCTGGGAGGGCGAGGATACCCACCCAGAGGCCTTCAACACCTTGTATACCGTGCTGGAGACCGTGACTCGCGTGGTGGCGCCGCTGCTGCCACACGTGGCAGAGGTTATCTACCGTGGACTGACCGGCGAGCGTTCGGTGCACCTGGCCGACTTCCCGCAGGCTGCGGACTACCCGTCCGATGCAGATCTTGTATCCGCGATGGATGCTACCCGCGCGGTCGCTTCGGCGGCGTCTTCGGTGCGCAAGTCCAATAAGCTGCGCAATCGCTTGCCACTGCCCAAGCTGACGGTAGCCCTGGAGGGGGCACAGCGCTTGGCGGACTTCGCCGATATCATCCGCGACGAGGTCAATGTCAAGGAGGTCGAGCTTACTAACGACGTCGATTCGGTGGGCACCTTCCAGGTAGTCTGCAATGCCAAGGTCGCAGGCCCGCGCTTGGGCAAGGACGTGCAGCGCGCCATCAAGAATCTCAAGGCGGGCAACTACGAACGCCGCGGCGATGAGGTTGTAGTGGACGGCGATATCGTGCTTGGCTCGGATGAGTACACCGAGCGCTTGCAGGCGGCGAATCCGAAGTCGACCGCGCGTATCGAGGGCCTCGACGGCCTGGTGGTACTCGATACCGAGGTGACCGAAGAGCTCGAGGCCGAAGGCTGGGCGGCGGACGTTATCCGCGGCCTCCAGGATGCCCGCAAGGCTTCTGGGTTCGAGGTCTCGGATCGCATCGCGGCCGTACTCTCTGTCCCCGAGGAGAAGAAGGCCTGGGCGGAGCGTCACGCCGACCACATCGCCGGTGAAGTGCTCGCCGCCGATTTCCAGGTGACCACCGAGGCACTCGATGGTGCGGATGTGCACGAGGTGGTGAAGGGGGTTAGCGCTACCGTCGTCAAGCAGTAG
- a CDS encoding MFS transporter, whose protein sequence is MTEKFAKHSWFPVAGSMVAVAWGGNEFTPLLVMYREESHFSQVTVNGLLAAYVLGIVPALLISGPLSDYIGRRPTMLPAAPLSLLGSFLLSIAPNEPLVIAVGRIMCGLALGIVMAVGSTWVAELITRAGGDPAAGPRHASMCLTLGFLIGAGLASVLAQWGPWPTHLAYILHILLTVATAIWLMKTPETRPPRGATVKDTFLDLSIRDMLRMLHIPSAAHRRFVRIVLPVAPWVFGCAGAAYALLPQLLSKSAGDAPIAFSGLMTVITLGCGVGIQMLGKVIDTSRSARASAVAMGVITVGTILGAVASHTRSLPLGIAGAAVMGAGYGLALVAGLSEVQRIARAEELAGLTAVYYSVSYTGFFIPMAFSALAPLLGFTTLFLIGAVLALCCLVNVVLGWRAHLPGPVR, encoded by the coding sequence ATGACCGAAAAGTTTGCCAAACACTCATGGTTTCCCGTCGCTGGCAGCATGGTCGCTGTCGCGTGGGGCGGCAATGAGTTCACCCCTCTCCTAGTTATGTACCGCGAGGAGTCGCACTTCTCGCAGGTCACCGTCAATGGCCTCTTGGCCGCCTATGTGCTCGGCATCGTACCGGCGTTGCTGATTTCTGGCCCGCTTTCGGACTACATTGGCCGCCGCCCCACGATGCTGCCTGCCGCACCGCTATCACTGTTGGGTTCTTTCCTTTTGTCCATCGCGCCGAATGAGCCGCTCGTCATCGCCGTGGGCCGCATCATGTGCGGCTTGGCTTTGGGCATCGTCATGGCTGTCGGCTCCACGTGGGTGGCAGAGCTTATAACCCGCGCCGGCGGTGATCCCGCAGCCGGCCCACGCCACGCCTCCATGTGCCTGACCTTAGGCTTCCTCATCGGCGCCGGCCTCGCATCGGTGCTAGCCCAGTGGGGTCCGTGGCCGACCCACTTGGCGTATATCCTGCACATCCTCCTCACCGTCGCCACCGCTATCTGGCTGATGAAGACCCCGGAAACCCGCCCGCCGCGGGGCGCTACGGTAAAAGACACTTTCCTTGACTTAAGCATCCGCGACATGCTGCGCATGCTGCACATTCCCTCTGCAGCCCACCGCCGCTTCGTGCGAATCGTTCTTCCGGTCGCCCCGTGGGTCTTTGGTTGTGCTGGTGCTGCCTATGCCCTCCTGCCCCAGCTTCTTTCCAAATCTGCTGGCGATGCCCCCATCGCCTTCTCCGGACTCATGACCGTAATCACCTTGGGCTGCGGCGTCGGCATCCAGATGCTCGGCAAGGTCATCGATACCAGCCGTTCCGCCCGCGCTTCCGCAGTTGCCATGGGCGTTATCACTGTGGGCACCATCCTCGGTGCGGTTGCCTCCCATACTCGCTCCCTGCCGCTCGGCATCGCCGGCGCCGCAGTAATGGGTGCAGGCTACGGCCTTGCACTGGTCGCCGGGCTTTCCGAGGTCCAGCGCATCGCCCGTGCAGAAGAACTCGCCGGCCTTACCGCCGTCTACTACTCGGTGTCCTATACCGGCTTCTTTATCCCCATGGCCTTCAGCGCACTCGCCCCGCTGCTCGGCTTTACTACCCTTTTCCTCATTGGCGCCGTGCTCGCACTGTGCTGCCTGGTTAACGTCGTCCTCGGCTGGCGCGCCCACCTGCCTGGCCCAGTCCGTTAA
- a CDS encoding GntR family transcriptional regulator: MSNERMQPAAERAYIFVKEKIIDGAFEPSQMLSEASLATEMGISRTPMHEAFLRLEVEGFLQLYPRRGALIVPISPLEIREVYEARLLVDRHCAEKICAMSDAERADIADDLDATIAEQDTALDGEDLHAYTHLDARFHQIIMDGGGNSLLAGLGHQLRERQQRFTATAIGRNVARARTFVDQHRTLADALRTGDLDAYLSALDTHLTNSRNQL, translated from the coding sequence ATGTCCAATGAACGAATGCAGCCCGCCGCGGAGCGCGCCTATATCTTCGTTAAAGAGAAGATCATTGACGGTGCCTTCGAGCCTTCGCAGATGCTCTCGGAGGCATCCCTTGCTACGGAGATGGGCATTAGTCGCACTCCGATGCACGAGGCCTTTCTGCGTCTCGAAGTCGAAGGGTTTTTACAGCTCTACCCCAGGCGGGGCGCCCTCATCGTGCCGATTAGCCCGCTGGAAATACGCGAGGTTTATGAAGCACGCTTGCTCGTAGATAGGCATTGCGCGGAAAAAATCTGCGCAATGTCTGATGCCGAGCGCGCGGACATTGCCGATGACCTCGATGCGACAATCGCGGAGCAAGATACTGCGCTTGATGGCGAGGATCTGCACGCATATACGCATCTCGATGCCCGTTTCCATCAGATCATCATGGACGGCGGCGGCAATAGCCTGCTAGCCGGTCTAGGCCACCAGCTACGCGAGCGCCAGCAGCGGTTTACCGCCACGGCCATTGGCCGCAACGTCGCCCGTGCCCGAACCTTCGTGGATCAGCACCGCACGCTTGCCGATGCCCTCCGCACCGGCGACCTCGACGCCTACCTTTCCGCATTGGACACCCACCTAACCAACTCGAGAAATCAACTATGA
- a CDS encoding metallophosphoesterase has product MPASIFVFADLHLGRAGAPGLDWALQALEVAANRGATACVCLGDIIDRNANSAEFVPQARTVMAHAVTLFSEVHFISGNHDTHHNLDFPPEVTVHDTQVHTFHIGNTTVLTAAVATDPDPRRLQLPPRRSNGPVLGLLHSSVTGEFSKGTCLPLSVAELQACEADAWMLGHVHTPHTLADAPFIGWVGMGHGLLFDPDTCHVTRLHY; this is encoded by the coding sequence ATGCCCGCTAGCATTTTTGTCTTTGCCGATCTGCACCTAGGCCGCGCGGGCGCCCCCGGCTTGGACTGGGCCCTGCAGGCACTCGAGGTTGCCGCCAATAGAGGGGCCACGGCGTGCGTGTGCTTGGGCGATATCATTGACCGCAACGCTAACTCGGCCGAGTTTGTGCCTCAGGCCCGCACCGTTATGGCCCATGCTGTCACTCTGTTCAGCGAAGTCCACTTCATTTCCGGCAACCACGATACCCACCACAACCTGGACTTCCCGCCCGAGGTCACAGTCCACGACACGCAGGTGCATACCTTTCACATAGGAAACACCACGGTTCTAACCGCAGCGGTGGCCACCGATCCGGACCCCCGCCGCCTCCAGCTTCCACCCCGCCGCAGCAACGGCCCCGTCCTCGGCCTCCTACATTCTTCCGTCACCGGTGAGTTTTCTAAAGGCACCTGCCTGCCGCTTTCCGTGGCTGAGCTACAGGCCTGCGAGGCCGATGCCTGGATGCTTGGGCACGTCCACACCCCGCACACGCTTGCCGACGCCCCCTTCATCGGCTGGGTCGGCATGGGCCATGGCTTACTCTTCGACCCTGATACGTGCCACGTCACACGTTTGCATTACTAG
- a CDS encoding ABC transporter permease, translated as MSSTTTPQRRLGIYGVLLILLALVAAPLASVLVNAAVGYHDEPSALGSIVQPGMLHILGNTILLSVLVVAFATLMAAPLAFLRAWTRFSSANWIEIAVMIPFMTPPFGAAMAWMDFTRRGGVAEMLLGHGAGKLAHDVIYSVWGMAFIMAAELFPFLYLILRTCLNCIPASTLEMAQVAGASRWQQAVRIIAPNVIGPYSLGALIIFIKAAGDFGTPVTLGNAIGYKVLVSSIYEDVTIDPLDFSSAAASSSVLFAIGVAAWAFQQWISRHDLTGGGRVSRPVLIRLSPVGSILGALITAVILLAAVIIPYLSITLSAMTILRSAPPTLDNLTFDYFSIVVQMPTAQEALIRSIGLGALGATAAVALGVLVTVLTRRQSFIGAKLSDFLAVAPDTVPGIVLAIGFILLWNSPWLPWSPYGTMGMLVMALTVLFLPMTIQNIKTSAESISPTMYEAAAISGSSTLQTFGRITLPLLAPGIFAGWLLAFFVGIRELVMSSLIRPSQVNLLAPWIMNQFDQGHRAEAMAMTLIGVGTSTIVLVAITWWQNRKAVHAR; from the coding sequence ATGAGCTCCACCACCACTCCACAACGTCGCCTTGGGATCTACGGGGTCCTTCTCATCTTGCTCGCCCTCGTCGCCGCACCACTGGCTTCCGTGTTGGTCAACGCGGCCGTGGGCTACCACGATGAGCCCTCAGCCCTAGGCAGCATTGTCCAACCGGGCATGCTGCACATCCTTGGCAATACCATCTTGCTGTCCGTGCTGGTCGTGGCTTTTGCCACGCTCATGGCCGCCCCGCTCGCTTTTTTACGTGCGTGGACGCGCTTTAGCTCGGCCAACTGGATCGAGATCGCCGTCATGATCCCGTTTATGACCCCGCCCTTTGGGGCGGCAATGGCGTGGATGGATTTCACCCGCCGCGGTGGTGTCGCAGAGATGCTTCTCGGCCACGGCGCCGGCAAACTCGCCCACGATGTCATTTACTCGGTGTGGGGCATGGCCTTCATCATGGCCGCGGAGCTTTTCCCTTTCTTATATCTCATCCTGCGCACCTGCCTGAATTGCATTCCAGCGTCAACGCTGGAGATGGCCCAGGTAGCCGGCGCGAGCCGCTGGCAACAGGCCGTGCGCATCATCGCCCCGAATGTTATTGGGCCCTATTCCCTTGGTGCACTCATCATCTTCATCAAGGCCGCCGGTGATTTTGGCACACCAGTTACGCTGGGCAATGCCATCGGATACAAGGTGCTCGTCTCCTCTATTTATGAAGACGTCACCATCGACCCTCTCGACTTTTCCAGCGCCGCGGCGTCCTCTTCGGTTCTCTTTGCCATTGGCGTGGCTGCGTGGGCATTCCAACAGTGGATTTCGCGCCACGATCTCACCGGCGGCGGACGTGTAAGCCGCCCCGTGCTCATCCGCCTCAGCCCAGTCGGCTCTATCCTCGGCGCACTCATTACCGCAGTCATCCTCTTGGCCGCGGTGATCATTCCCTATCTTTCCATCACTTTGTCCGCTATGACCATCCTGCGCTCGGCCCCACCTACGCTCGATAACCTCACCTTCGATTACTTCTCCATCGTTGTGCAGATGCCCACCGCACAGGAAGCTCTGATTCGCTCCATCGGCCTGGGCGCCCTTGGCGCCACCGCTGCCGTAGCACTAGGTGTCCTCGTCACGGTGCTCACCCGCCGCCAAAGCTTCATAGGCGCAAAGCTGAGCGATTTCTTGGCCGTCGCCCCCGATACCGTGCCGGGCATCGTGCTGGCCATTGGCTTTATTTTGCTGTGGAACTCTCCTTGGCTGCCCTGGTCGCCCTACGGCACGATGGGCATGCTGGTCATGGCTTTGACGGTGCTCTTTTTGCCCATGACCATTCAAAATATCAAGACTTCAGCCGAGTCCATCTCCCCCACCATGTACGAGGCCGCCGCGATTTCGGGTTCCTCAACTCTGCAAACTTTTGGGCGCATTACCCTGCCCTTGCTTGCTCCTGGCATCTTCGCTGGCTGGCTCCTCGCCTTCTTCGTAGGCATCCGCGAGCTGGTCATGTCCTCGCTTATTCGCCCCAGCCAGGTCAACCTCTTGGCTCCGTGGATTATGAACCAATTCGATCAAGGACACCGTGCCGAGGCCATGGCTATGACGCTCATCGGTGTCGGAACGTCCACAATTGTCTTGGTAGCTATCACGTGGTGGCAAAACCGAAAGGCCGTACATGCCCGCTAG
- a CDS encoding ABC transporter substrate-binding protein — MFTKKFTAAIATTAVGALALTGCGSVEDSTETATDESTSSAEKWKAPEGLSGEVDYYSANPQGLTDALVEAFEEKTDVHVNVFADTTGKITAKLKAEEANPQADVVYLASWAAASKQDKSGALEKYTPEGADKTEPKWASESGTFTGRDGSALALVTNTNVVDEAPKDWEDLTDEKYKDQIIMPDPRESGTAADLIAAMVDQWGEEKTWDLFDKLFDNGMIVQGANGPALDQVTSGSRGIVLGGVDYSAYSAQKKGEPLEVAIPTSGTTVTPRPVMILKSSDNKEAAEAFVDFMFSEEAQEISASKNMIPANKDIAPKNGPKLDEIKTLNDDLDGLVSQSKDIKETFAKRYLK, encoded by the coding sequence ATGTTCACCAAAAAGTTTACTGCCGCCATCGCCACCACCGCTGTTGGAGCGCTCGCCTTGACCGGTTGCGGGTCCGTTGAGGACAGCACCGAAACCGCTACCGACGAGTCCACCTCTTCTGCTGAGAAGTGGAAGGCGCCTGAAGGTCTATCCGGCGAGGTGGATTACTACTCCGCTAACCCGCAGGGTCTTACCGACGCCCTCGTGGAGGCCTTCGAAGAAAAGACCGACGTCCACGTCAATGTTTTTGCCGACACCACCGGAAAGATCACCGCCAAGCTCAAGGCAGAGGAAGCAAACCCGCAGGCTGACGTCGTCTACCTCGCCTCGTGGGCGGCAGCTAGCAAGCAGGACAAGTCCGGCGCCCTTGAAAAGTACACGCCGGAGGGAGCGGACAAGACTGAGCCCAAGTGGGCGTCGGAAAGCGGCACGTTTACCGGCCGCGATGGTTCGGCTCTGGCACTGGTAACCAACACCAACGTCGTGGACGAGGCCCCGAAAGACTGGGAGGACCTCACCGATGAGAAGTACAAAGACCAAATCATCATGCCGGACCCGCGCGAATCCGGTACCGCAGCCGACCTCATCGCGGCCATGGTGGACCAATGGGGCGAGGAGAAGACCTGGGACCTCTTTGACAAGCTCTTTGACAACGGCATGATCGTCCAAGGTGCCAATGGCCCAGCGCTCGACCAGGTCACCTCCGGTTCCCGTGGCATCGTCCTCGGCGGCGTTGACTACTCCGCATACTCCGCGCAGAAAAAGGGGGAGCCGCTCGAGGTCGCCATCCCTACTTCCGGTACCACGGTCACCCCGCGCCCAGTCATGATCCTCAAGTCCTCCGACAACAAGGAAGCCGCAGAGGCTTTCGTGGACTTCATGTTCTCCGAAGAGGCACAAGAAATCTCCGCCTCCAAGAACATGATTCCGGCCAATAAGGACATCGCTCCAAAGAACGGCCCGAAGCTGGATGAGATTAAGACCCTCAACGATGACCTCGATGGCCTGGTTTCTCAGTCCAAGGACATCAAGGAAACCTTTGCCAAGCGCTATTTGAAGTAA